Proteins from a genomic interval of Sphingomonas sp. Y38-1Y:
- a CDS encoding 2OG-Fe(II) oxygenase, whose product MSKLLSVGEHAPWVAYVPLGGGDPFNISRLGGKPLLVALLGSLRHPVIATVSDALNEAAVAGANILVVTSDPADREAPPAMRDGVTHAFDANTEIAATFGACPPEGGMAAYRPQLIVLDRRLQVAAVLPPAEVARARALLATLADDAVNIPAPVLAMPRLFEPEFCRSLIDLYEGGDSEESGFMRERSGRTTLVHDADFKRRRDHIITDPAAQAAIRARIKDRLLPAIRRAFQYEATRIERYLVAAYDAESGGHFRAHRDNTTRGTMHRRFAVTINLNADYDGGDLRFPEFGSRTYRAEPGGAVVFSCSLLHEATPVTRGRRYACLPFLYDDAAAKVREANVANIDFGTAA is encoded by the coding sequence ATGAGCAAGCTTCTGAGCGTCGGCGAGCATGCGCCCTGGGTCGCCTATGTCCCGCTGGGCGGCGGCGATCCGTTCAACATATCGCGCCTGGGCGGGAAGCCGCTTTTGGTGGCATTGCTCGGCTCGCTTCGCCATCCGGTGATTGCGACGGTGAGCGATGCGCTGAACGAGGCTGCGGTCGCTGGCGCCAACATCCTGGTCGTGACCAGCGACCCGGCCGATCGCGAGGCACCGCCCGCGATGCGCGACGGCGTCACCCACGCCTTTGACGCCAACACGGAGATCGCCGCCACGTTCGGCGCTTGCCCGCCTGAGGGCGGCATGGCGGCCTATCGCCCGCAATTGATCGTCCTGGACCGCCGGCTTCAGGTCGCAGCGGTGCTGCCGCCGGCCGAGGTCGCGCGAGCCCGCGCGCTGCTCGCGACGCTCGCCGACGATGCGGTCAACATCCCCGCCCCCGTCCTGGCAATGCCCCGGCTGTTCGAGCCCGAATTCTGCCGCTCGCTGATCGACCTCTACGAAGGCGGGGACAGCGAGGAATCGGGCTTCATGCGTGAGCGGAGCGGCAGGACCACGCTCGTCCACGACGCCGACTTCAAGCGGCGGCGCGATCACATCATCACCGATCCGGCGGCCCAGGCGGCGATCCGTGCGCGAATCAAGGACCGCCTGCTCCCGGCGATCCGGCGCGCCTTCCAGTATGAGGCGACACGGATCGAGCGCTATCTGGTCGCGGCCTATGATGCCGAGAGCGGCGGACATTTTCGCGCGCACCGCGACAACACGACGCGCGGGACGATGCACCGGCGCTTCGCCGTCACGATCAACCTCAACGCCGATTACGACGGCGGCGACCTGCGCTTTCCCGAGTTCGGATCGCGCACCTATCGCGCCGAGCCGGGCGGCGCGGTCGTCTTCTCCTGTTCGCTGCTGCATGAGGCGACGCCGGTGACACGCGGCCGGCGCTATGCCTGCCTGCCGTTCCTCTACGACGACGCCGCCGCAAAGGTCCGCGAGGCCAATGTCGCCAACATCGACTTCGGCACCGCCGCCTAG
- a CDS encoding DUF962 domain-containing protein, with the protein MPRIATYAEFWPFYLREHAKARTRRLHYAGTALTFVFAGIAVAVGGWSWLAVPLAGYGFAWFAHFRVERNRPATFTHPLWSLVSDYRMFFLWLTGRLDRHLGAAGIDPRA; encoded by the coding sequence ATGCCGCGCATCGCCACCTATGCCGAGTTCTGGCCCTTCTACCTTCGCGAACATGCGAAGGCGCGGACGCGGCGGCTGCATTATGCGGGGACCGCGCTGACCTTCGTCTTTGCCGGTATCGCGGTTGCGGTCGGCGGCTGGTCGTGGCTGGCGGTTCCGCTGGCGGGTTATGGCTTTGCCTGGTTTGCGCATTTCCGGGTCGAGCGGAACCGGCCCGCGACCTTCACCCACCCGCTCTGGTCGTTGGTCAGCGACTATCGCATGTTCTTCCTGTGGCTGACCGGCCGCCTCGATCGGCACCTCGGCGCCGCAGGAATCGATCCGCGCGCCTAG